The Acetonema longum DSM 6540 genome has a segment encoding these proteins:
- a CDS encoding type II toxin-antitoxin system Phd/YefM family antitoxin yields the protein MNQQTPIITNIKPSTAIRHDYNSFSRLCHETQEPVVITKNGEADLVVMSHEAYQKLMARQRLGQMLSEIDRDIAAGVPMRDFEEVFDSLQKRIEHA from the coding sequence ATGAATCAACAAACACCCATTATCACAAATATAAAGCCTTCCACCGCTATCCGGCATGATTATAATTCTTTTTCCCGGCTGTGCCATGAAACCCAGGAGCCTGTGGTTATCACCAAAAACGGCGAAGCTGATCTGGTGGTCATGAGCCATGAGGCTTACCAAAAGCTAATGGCTCGTCAGAGACTGGGACAAATGCTGTCGGAAATTGACCGAGACATTGCCGCTGGGGTGCCGATGCGGGATTTCGAAGAGGTTTTTGATTCCCTTCAAAAGAGAATAGAGCATGCCTAA
- a CDS encoding type II toxin-antitoxin system RelE/ParE family toxin has product MPKKIVLAEAAYYDIDSMFSYISHDNKNAAEILRRRIYEGIKLLTDFPEAGPVVPEEDAPGAQRGYRRIVVTPYLIFYRVMNDRIIIARVLHGRQNWLQSLFEMKEFE; this is encoded by the coding sequence ATGCCTAAGAAGATTGTCCTGGCCGAAGCTGCTTACTATGACATTGACAGTATGTTTTCGTATATTTCCCATGACAATAAGAATGCGGCAGAAATACTGCGCCGGCGCATTTATGAAGGGATTAAGCTTTTGACCGACTTCCCGGAGGCAGGGCCGGTCGTTCCGGAAGAAGATGCTCCTGGGGCGCAGCGTGGCTACAGACGGATTGTCGTGACCCCGTACCTTATATTTTATCGGGTCATGAATGACCGAATTATTATTGCCAGGGTGCTGCATGGCCGGCAAAACTGGCTGCAGTCTCTTTTTGAAATGAAAGAGTTTGAATGA